Proteins found in one Primulina eburnea isolate SZY01 chromosome 16, ASM2296580v1, whole genome shotgun sequence genomic segment:
- the LOC140816037 gene encoding uncharacterized protein — MEWVKAVEAIFDYLNFDDKDRVSCAVFLLTKTARIWWEATKVTIDVQTLKWNEFKDLFYDKYFPSDVKARKVKEFLELKQWTMSMNDYILKFEEGCLFVPFIASNDKDRAEHFMRGLRAEIRRDVRMLKANSYKEIVEKALMAEYDEKEIDKERQFRRQKFIQKGQASVQRGHKGKGKEEYRGKAPAVSFESDKPLRPKCHKPHKGECLVGSNKCYRYGGVGHIAINCTQSSGKGRFQGRIFSLTKEGVNPDSSIISDCVAKTVRLPSGRGDSKVFTGSGTSLGLSFISCLQMQQMLVKGCYGFLASVVDITREGSGNVSDIDIVRDYLDVFADDVPGLPPDREVEFVIDIVPGHDRVLQLNELDEFRLEAYENAKLYKEKTKRWHDQNIVHREFVVGQLVLLYNSRLKLMPGKLRSRWSGPYTITQVFPYGTVEITSAATGAFKVNGHRLKVYHGGAIPDQPTTVDLQNPNLLEGVQSGYRL, encoded by the exons ATGGAGTGGGTAAAGGCGGTCGAGGCAATCTTTGATTACCTTAACTTTGATGACAAAGATCGAGTGAGTTGTGCTGTGTTTCTCTTAACCAAGACCGCAAGAATTTGGTGGGAAGCAACCAAGGTAACGATTGATGTTCAAACATTGAAATGGAATGAGTTTAAAGATTTGTTCTATGATAAGTACTTTCCAAGCGATGTTAAAGCCCGCAAGGTGAAAGAATTCCTTGAGCTAAAGCAATGGACAATGAGCATGAATGATTACATATTGAAGTTTGAAGAAGGTTGTCTTTTTGTTCCTTTCATTGCTAGTAACGACAAAGATAGAGCCGAGCATTTTATGCGGGGTTTGAGGGCGGAGATTCGAAGAGATGTTCGAATGTTGAAGGCTAATTCTTACAAGGAGATTGTTGAGAAAGCATTGATGGCTGAATATGATGAGAAAGAGATTGATAAAGAAAGACAATTCAGGAGGCAAAAATTTATCCAAAAGGGTCAAGCTTCAGTTCAAAGAGGACACAAGGGGAAAGGAAAGGAAGAATATCGCGGTAAAGCTCCTGCGGTGTCATTTGAATCAGATAAGCCTTTACGTCCTAAATGCCATAAACCACATAAAGGAGAGTGCCTTGTTGGAAGCAACAAATGTTATAGATATGGAGGTGTTGGGCACATTGCGATCAATTGCACTCAATCATCGGGCAAGGGCCGATTTCAGGGGCGTATTTTCTCTTTGACCAAGGAAGGAGTTAATCCTGATTCGTCAATCATTTCAG ATTGTGTAGCGAAGACAGTGCGTCTTCCTTCAGGGCGTGGTGATAGCAAGGTCTTCACGGGGTCAGGTACTTCGCTTGgcctttcttttatttcttgcttgcaaatgcaacaaatGTTGGTTAAGGGTTGTTATGGATTTCTAGCATCGGTGGTGGATATAACTAGAGAAGGGAGTGGGAATGTGAGCGACATTGATATTGTGAGGGATTATCTTGATGTCTTTGCGGATGATGTGCCGGGATTGCCACCggatagagaggtggaatttgttATTGATATTGTACCAG GTCACGATAGAGTGCTGCAGCTAAATGAATTGGATGAATTTAGGTTGGAGGCCTACGAGAATGCCAAGCTTTACAAAGAGAAAACCAAACGCTGGCACGATCAGAACATTGTCCATCGAGAATTTGTGGTGGGACAACTGGTACTGTTATATAACTCTAGACtgaagttgatgccaggtaagtTGCGTTCACGGTGGTCAGGACCATATACCATCACGCAAGTTTTCCCCTACGGGACAGTGGAGATCACTAGTGCAGCAACTGGAGCTTTCAAAGTAAATGGGCATAGGCTGAAGGTTTATCATGGTGGTGCCATACCCGATCAGCCGACCACAGTGGATCTGCAGAATCCAAACTTACTCGAGGGAGTACAGTCAGGCTATCGACTCTAA